cagagcctggagcctgtttcagattctgtgtctccctctctctgaccctcccccattcatgctctgtctctctctgtctcaaaaataaattaacgttaaattgttaaaaaaaaaaaaaatatctagtgATGGTGACAAAATGTGAGGATGATCAGAATTTCCAGGTAAGACCTGAGGGGGTAGAGGTGGGAGGCATTGGTCACACACAAACACCTCCTCCcctattccttcctcctttcctgtcccttcctcactctcaGCCAAATAGAACCTGGCTCTCGTAACCACCATGAGAAAAGCTTTGCTTTGATTTGATATCCATGAATTCCCTGAGTGTCCAGCCTGAAGTTAGTGCAAGTGGTCCCCAAGCCCCCGGCAGTGGCCAAGACATGGCAGCTGTGCAATAACAATGCTGAGAACCCCTGGATTGTGCATAGACAATTCACTCCCAACCCACCGGATTGTGAATGGCTTCTGGAATCAGTCTATACCACCATCCAAGGAGTGAAATAATCTCCACAACAATTAACAGGTCAACAagtcctatcttttttttttttttttttttaagactcggAAGTATATGCTATTTAGATTTATTTAGGCTCATTTTACAATTCAGGTTCTAGAAGGTAAATGATTTGACCGAGATGGTATGCCTGGGGATTCAAACCTGGGCCTATACATGTCACAAGTCCAAATGAATGCTCTGTCATGGTACTACTAGGTCAGAACCATTGCCATCCAAGGTCACAATGATGATATTGGTGACTATGGTATTTACAACTCTATGAaactttacagttttcagagctCAACTTCCCACAGACAGGGACCAAGAAAAGTCCAATTTTCTCAGGACTGAGGGAGTTTCCTGGAAGTGAGGTGTTCAGTTTTGAAAGCAGAAAAGTCCTGGATAAACACAGAGGACTAGTTGGTCACTCCAGAAGGCACCTTTCTTCTGTTAAATCCATCAGGAGTAAACAATATCAGGAAAATCTACTATTTGACAAGCAGTTGATATAAGTCAGTCACTGTTCTAGCTCTTTACAATCCTTACCTAATTTAATCGTCAACAAAGTTCTGATTTCAGCATTATTACTTTCATTAagcagatgcagaaactgaggccagaaaacCGTGTAGACCTGTTCAACATCACAGCGCACAAGGAGGTTGGTGGCCCAATGAAGCTTTGTCAGACCCAGAGGCAACGTATCTCATCACCACATCATGACACTCGCACAGGCTGGCGctgactgtgtgtgtgttcatcttTCCATACCATCCAAATGCACAACATAAAATCTCTCTTTGGGATTTTCCATCCAAAGGTCCTGAAGAAACCTTTAACTGATTCtggtattttcatgttttcaacaCTCTTATATGATAGGTTTATGTCCACATCttacaggtgaagaaaatgaGACTCAAAGGTTACAAATAatttacccaaaatataaaaagcaatgaGGGTTGAGAGAGAGATGACTCTCCTTAACAACTGTGTAGTAAATGCAGATCCTCAAGAGATCCTATTCAGGCCTCACAAGCATATGAgactgatattttcattttttttaaaagggggagaGTGGACTAAAACTTAGGAAGTTTCTTCTTAGCTAAGCTCCAGTTCAACCTCACCCAGGAGGTCTACAAGACAACTCTGAGACCGCTAAAATGCAAAGTTCATTCCCAAGATCACCCACTGTCGCTGTCCACAGTTCTCGGCCCTGTACGTGCTTACAACCCACCATGAGAGACAGGAGTGCATTCTTGTGACTtttgaaaagaacacagaaaacagaggaaaggcTTTGAATGATATAGCCTTTTGGAGTCTATGTACATTTAAGCAAGATTTTCCTGCACCTGTTCTACTTTAAATGGCAATTAGAAACCAAACCAGCGTCTCTGACTTCCTGCTCCTGGGCTTCTCTGCACACCCTGAGCAGCAGCCTCTCCTGTTCGGACTCTTCCTGGGCATGTACCTGGTCACCGTGTTGGGGAACCTGCTCATCATCATGGCCATTGGCTCTGACCAgcacctccacacccccatgtacttcttcctggccaacctgTCCTTCATCGATACCTGCTTCACCTGCACCATTGTCCCCAAGGTGCTAGCGAACATCCTGACACAGCGCCACACCATCTCCCACACTGGGTGCCTCATGCAGATGTACTTCTTCATGGCGCTGACCCTGCTGGATGACTTCCTGCTGGCCGTGATGGCATATGACCCCTACGTGGCCATCTGCCTTCCTCTCCACTACACCACGATCATGTGTCCCCAGCGCTGCCTGCTGCTGGTCGCCGCATCCTGGCTCTGCTCCCACCTCCTGGCCTCCTCGCTCACCCTCCTCATGTCTCAGTTCTCCTTCTGTGCCTCTCATGCCATCCCACACTTTTTCTGTGATGTACCCCCACTCCTCAAACTTGCATGTTCAGACACCCAGATCTTTGAAGTCACGATGTTAACTGAAGCAGTTCTCTCTGGCATGATTCCACTCACCTGTGTCCTGGTCTCTTATGCCCACATCATGCACACAGTTCTCAGGATTCCCTCTGCTGGGGGGAAACACAAAGTCTTCTCTACCTGTGGCTCTCACCTGTCAGTGGTTACTCTCTTCTATGCGACGCTCTTTCTGGTGTATTTCCAACCCTCATCCTCCTACTCCGCAGACACCGGAATGGTTGTATCTGTGATATATACGATGGTCacccccatgctgaacccctttatctacagcctgaggaacaggGACATGAAGAGGGCTCTGTGGAGACTCTTTGGCTGGGGAAGATGTTCTCCTCAGTAAAGGGTCCTTCCTCAGACTGGGAGCTCAGGCTCTCTGAAATGCCTTTTCCCTCCACTTCCCCATTGTAATTTTGAAAACTCAAGTTCAAGCAAGatggatgctcaacatcacaaccAGGTTTAACAGAGAATGCCTCACTGGCCAGAATTACAATCAGAGATACTGGAAAGGGACAGAGCTGCACCCCTGGAAGATGAGTGGCCAGTAATCCCTACAGGGTGACTTGACTAGTGGTATAGGCGTCCAAGCAGATCCAAGCCAGAGAGTAGGAATCACCAAGAACGACATCAGACAGAATTTGGGTGCTAGGAGGAAGCCGGGTAGAAGCAGCTCAGCCTGGGACTAACAGGTCCCACTCAGCTACAAGAAATGCTCACAACCAGGAAGGCTCAAGTGCTCAGAGTTTCAGGGACCATTTCCAAGCCCAGCTTTGGAAACAACTCACTGATAGGGACTAACCTACCCATAGAGAAGGCTGCACCAAGAAGACACGCTATTTGCTGGGACTAAGAGGACAAGAAACATTTGAGGAGAAGAAACTAGGCACCGACACTTCAGAGGACTGGCCCCAAATCACACATCAGGGATCAGATCTAAGATTCTGACAGAGAGTAATTATTAGTTATGGACAAGTCCTTGATTCTTTGGCTTTTAaactctggtttatttcatttgtctcaaCTACAGAATAATCCATGCTCATTATAGTAAATTTGTAAAACatgaataggaaaaaagaaaacactcactATCCCTCCATATAAAGAAAGCCACTGATAAGATTTCTCAGTATTTCTCACCTATCTTTTTCTAATGACTTTTTGTCTTTACTTTGTTGAGAAAATACTGCTGGTacaattatatatactttttttcttaatcttataACATGAATTGTCTCCATATTATTATCTCTTCCTGAACATTTGGCTCTCTGAGAATACATTATAAAAAATGCCCAGGATGTATATGGCATTTCACCATTGTTGGATGATTAGGGGGATGAAAGTTTCTAAGCTTTCACTATTACAAATAACGATGCAAAGAAAATCgcgaaaaagaaattattttcatatatcatatttaatatttttagaagtagAATATCTATgggacacctcggtggctcaagtcagttgagtgtctgacttcaactcaggtcataatctcacagttcatgagttcgagacccacatctgtgctgacagctcagaccctggagcctgcttcagattctgtgtctccctctctctctcctcctcccctccctcactctagctctctcccctctctctctctctctctctctccctccctctctctcaaaaataaacatttaaaaaaatgtttaaagattctctatctctccctctgcccctctccactgctcatgctctctctctctcaaaaaaaatagatagataatagataaagtAAGTAGGATATCTAAGTAGTACCTTTACAGGACCATCTATCCAGCCAGCCAAAATTCCCAAATGAGAGTGCCCTTTTGTCTACATCTTCTCCATATTTTGATGTTCACATTGTATCC
Above is a window of Panthera tigris isolate Pti1 chromosome D4, P.tigris_Pti1_mat1.1, whole genome shotgun sequence DNA encoding:
- the LOC102971360 gene encoding olfactory receptor 1F1-like, translating into MAIRNQTSVSDFLLLGFSAHPEQQPLLFGLFLGMYLVTVLGNLLIIMAIGSDQHLHTPMYFFLANLSFIDTCFTCTIVPKVLANILTQRHTISHTGCLMQMYFFMALTLLDDFLLAVMAYDPYVAICLPLHYTTIMCPQRCLLLVAASWLCSHLLASSLTLLMSQFSFCASHAIPHFFCDVPPLLKLACSDTQIFEVTMLTEAVLSGMIPLTCVLVSYAHIMHTVLRIPSAGGKHKVFSTCGSHLSVVTLFYATLFLVYFQPSSSYSADTGMVVSVIYTMVTPMLNPFIYSLRNRDMKRALWRLFAKRLFFEKITYIPLMKMASHEQMWKNNAGQYKRSTEEYKKYNSIRINDKNRTYCIPPMGTGLQLEKYDSMIEPGPGQDQGHEDGSEQHVTPGKTRKAIWSSERSYH